Proteins encoded together in one Prunus dulcis chromosome 3, ALMONDv2, whole genome shotgun sequence window:
- the LOC117621129 gene encoding sulfite oxidase isoform X2, with translation MPGVRGPSDYSREPPRHPSLQINAKEPFNAEPPRSALVSSYVTPVDFFYKRNHGPIPVVDDIHSYSVYISGLIENPKHLFMKDIRALPKYNVTATLQCAGNRRTAMSKTRTVKGVGWDVSAIGNAVWGGAKLADVLELVGIPKLTGATKSGGKHVEFVSVDKCKEENGGPYKASIPLIQATNPEADVLLAYEMNGETLNRDHGYPLRVIVPGVIGARSVKWLDSINVITEECQGFFMQKDYKMFPPSVNWDNINWSTRRPQMDFPVQVKITGYAASGGGRGIERVDVSVDGGKTWIEASRYQRTGIPYISEHTSSEKWAWVLFEATADVQQSTEIVAKAVDSAANVQPEKVEDIWNLRGILNTSWHRVQVRVGHSNL, from the exons ATGCCTGGCGTCAGAGGGCCTTCAGATTACTCGCGGGAGCCACCTCGACATCCCAGCCTCCAAATCAATGCCAAG GAACCTTTCAATGCGGAGCCACCGCGTTCAGCTTTGGTTTCGTCGTACGTGACTCCTGTGGATTTCTTCTACAAGAGGAACCACGGTCCTATTCCAGTAGTGGACGACATCCACAG TTACTCAGTTTACATATCCGGATTAATagaaaatcccaaacacctcTTCATGAAAGATATCAG GGCGCTTCCCAAGTATAATGTCACTGCCACTCTACAG TGTGCAGGTAATAGAAGGACGGCTATGAGCAAAACCCGGACTGTCAAGGGAGTTGGGTGGGATGTTTCTGCTATAGGAAATG CTGTATGGGGTGGTGCAAAACTGGCTGACGTTCTTGAACTTGTCGGAATACCCAAGTTGACAGGTGCCACTAAATCAGGTGGAAAACATGTTGAATTTGTAAGCGTTGATAAGTGTAAG GAGGAAAATGGGGGCCCCTACAAGGCATCAATTCCACTAATTCAGGCCACAAATCCAGAAGCAGATGTTTTACTTGCTTATGAGATGAATGGAGAG ACTCTTAACAGGGATCATGGGTATCCATTGCGTGTGATTGTCCCGGGTGTTATTGGTGCCCGTTCTGTTAAATGGCTTGACTCTATTAATGTAATTACTGAGGAATGTCAG GGTTTCTTTATGCAAAAAGATTACAAAATGTTTCCTCCTTCAGTGAACTGGGATAACATTAATTGGTCTACCAGGAGGCCACAAATGGATTTTCCCGTCCAG GTAAAAATTACCGGGTATGCGGCATCAGGAGGTGGTCGTGGCATCGAGAGAGTAGATGTGTCTGTTGATGGTGGAAAAACCTGGATAGAGGCTTCTAGATATCAGAGGACGGGAATCCCATACATTTCAGAGCACACAAGCAGTGAGAAATGGGCATGGGTACTTTTTGAGGCCACGGCTGATGTCCAGCAGAGCACTGAGATTGTTGCGAAAGCA GTGGATTCAGCAGCAAATGTCCAACCTGAAAAAGTGGAAGACATTTGGAACTTGAGAGGGATACTGAACACTTCATGGCATCGCGTGCAGGTTCGAGTTGGTCACTCGAATTTGTAG
- the LOC117621129 gene encoding sulfite oxidase isoform X1, with translation MPGVRGPSDYSREPPRHPSLQINAKEPFNAEPPRSALVSSYVTPVDFFYKRNHGPIPVVDDIHSYSVYISGLIENPKHLFMKDIRALPKYNVTATLQCAGNRRTAMSKTRTVKGVGWDVSAIGNAVWGGAKLADVLELVGIPKLTGATKSGGKHVEFVSVDKCKEENGGPYKASIPLIQATNPEADVLLAYEMNGETLNRDHGYPLRVIVPGVIGARSVKWLDSINVITEECQGFFMQKDYKMFPPSVNWDNINWSTRRPQMDFPVQCVICSLEDVNAIKPGKVKITGYAASGGGRGIERVDVSVDGGKTWIEASRYQRTGIPYISEHTSSEKWAWVLFEATADVQQSTEIVAKAVDSAANVQPEKVEDIWNLRGILNTSWHRVQVRVGHSNL, from the exons ATGCCTGGCGTCAGAGGGCCTTCAGATTACTCGCGGGAGCCACCTCGACATCCCAGCCTCCAAATCAATGCCAAG GAACCTTTCAATGCGGAGCCACCGCGTTCAGCTTTGGTTTCGTCGTACGTGACTCCTGTGGATTTCTTCTACAAGAGGAACCACGGTCCTATTCCAGTAGTGGACGACATCCACAG TTACTCAGTTTACATATCCGGATTAATagaaaatcccaaacacctcTTCATGAAAGATATCAG GGCGCTTCCCAAGTATAATGTCACTGCCACTCTACAG TGTGCAGGTAATAGAAGGACGGCTATGAGCAAAACCCGGACTGTCAAGGGAGTTGGGTGGGATGTTTCTGCTATAGGAAATG CTGTATGGGGTGGTGCAAAACTGGCTGACGTTCTTGAACTTGTCGGAATACCCAAGTTGACAGGTGCCACTAAATCAGGTGGAAAACATGTTGAATTTGTAAGCGTTGATAAGTGTAAG GAGGAAAATGGGGGCCCCTACAAGGCATCAATTCCACTAATTCAGGCCACAAATCCAGAAGCAGATGTTTTACTTGCTTATGAGATGAATGGAGAG ACTCTTAACAGGGATCATGGGTATCCATTGCGTGTGATTGTCCCGGGTGTTATTGGTGCCCGTTCTGTTAAATGGCTTGACTCTATTAATGTAATTACTGAGGAATGTCAG GGTTTCTTTATGCAAAAAGATTACAAAATGTTTCCTCCTTCAGTGAACTGGGATAACATTAATTGGTCTACCAGGAGGCCACAAATGGATTTTCCCGTCCAG TGTGTAATTTGTTCTTTAGAGGATGTGAATGCTATAAAGCCTGGGAAG GTAAAAATTACCGGGTATGCGGCATCAGGAGGTGGTCGTGGCATCGAGAGAGTAGATGTGTCTGTTGATGGTGGAAAAACCTGGATAGAGGCTTCTAGATATCAGAGGACGGGAATCCCATACATTTCAGAGCACACAAGCAGTGAGAAATGGGCATGGGTACTTTTTGAGGCCACGGCTGATGTCCAGCAGAGCACTGAGATTGTTGCGAAAGCA GTGGATTCAGCAGCAAATGTCCAACCTGAAAAAGTGGAAGACATTTGGAACTTGAGAGGGATACTGAACACTTCATGGCATCGCGTGCAGGTTCGAGTTGGTCACTCGAATTTGTAG
- the LOC117621128 gene encoding cytochrome P450 94B3-like produces the protein MGISMWLFTHPNISFVFLSLILLYVFHVIFCEFRRAYELSCQGPPSYPIIGCLLSFCNNRNRLLDWYTDLLAQSATNTIVVHRFGARRTVVTANPESVEYMLKTNFNNFPKGKPFTEILGDFLGCGIFNVDGELWRTQRKLASHEFSTKSLREYIMNTLEEEVEKGLLPLMESLAMTAQVVDLQELLRRFGFNVICKVFLGVDRCCLDPSLPSPPLARAFDTASDICARRAAAPMFIIWKIKRWLGVGSEQRLRAAVEEVHAYVMNVIENRKKKMEEGEADTRQEDLLSRLIMAGHEEEVTRDMVISFIMAGRDTTSAAMTWLFWLLSRQPGVEEDVVKEIDAAGERILDFESLDLRLLKACLCESMRLYPPVAWDSKHAIADDLLPDGTHVRAGDRVTYFPYGMGRMEALWGKDRLEFRPDRWFLEPEKERSALKKVSPYKLPTFQAGPRVCLGKDMAFIQMKYVVASILRRFEIRPVESVEPVFVPRLTAHMAGGLRVLVRKRGDDHSDKNYNIY, from the coding sequence ATGGGAATATCCATGTGGCTCTTCACACACCCTAATATatcctttgttttcttatcACTGATTCTTCTCTATGTTTTTCACGTTattttttgtgaattccggCGAGCCTACGAGCTTTCTTGCCAAGGCCCGCCAAGCTATCCCATCATTGGCTGCTTGCTTTCCTTCTGCAACAACCGCAACCGCCTCTTGGACTGGTACACTGACCTCCTAGCACAATCAGCCACCAACACCATCGTCGTGCACCGGTTTGGTGCACGACGCACCGTCGTCACGGCCAACCCCGAAAGTGTTGAGTACATGCTCAAAACCAACTTCAACAACTTCCCAAAAGGCAAACCCTTCACTGAAATTCTTGGAGATTTTCTGGGATGTGGCATATTCAATGTGGATGGTGAGCTTTGGCGAACCCAACGCAAGTTGGCTAGCCATGAGTTCAGCACCAAGTCTTTGCGTGAATACATCATGAACACCTTGGAGGAAGAAGTGGAAAAGGGATTGTTGCCACTCATGGAGTCGCTGGCCATGACAGCCCAAGTTGTGGACTTGCAGGAATTGCTGAGAAGATTTGGATTCAATGTGATTTGTAAGGTATTTTTGGGGGTTGATCGGTGCTGCTTGGATCCCTCTCTACCCAGTCCACCACTTGCAAGAGCTTTCGACACAGCCTCAGACATATGCGCAAGGCGTGCAGCAGCGCCCATGTTCATAATTTGGAAGATTAAGAGGTGGCTCGGAGTTGGTTCAGAGCAAAGACTTAGAGCAGCAGTTGAAGAGGTTCATGCCTATGTCATGAATGTAATTGAAAACAGGAAGAAAAAGATGGAAGAAGGCGAGGCGGATACTCGTCAGGAAGACCTCCTGAGTCGGCTAATAATGGCGGGACATGAGGAGGAGGTGACGAGGGACATGGTCATAAGCTTTATCATGGCGGGGAGAGACACAACTTCAGCAGCAATGACGTGGCTCTTCTGGTTGCTTTCCCGCCAACCAGGTGTGGAGGAAGATGTGGTGAAAGAGATCGACGCTGCCGGAGAAAGAATACTAGATTTTGAATCGTTGGATTTGAGATTGTTGAAGGCATGCCTTTGTGAGTCCATGAGGCTTTATCCGCCCGTAGCCTGGGACTCGAAGCATGCCATAGCTGATGACTTGCTGCCAGACGGTACACATGTCCGGGCAGGAGATAGAGTGACCTATTTTCCCTATGGGATGGGCAGAATGGAAGCACTGTGGGGGAAGGACCGACTGGAATTCAGACCGGATAGGTGGTTTCTGGAACCGGAAAAGGAAAGATCGGCATTGAAAAAGGTATCCCCATACAAGTTACCGACGTTTCAGGCAGGTCCAAGGGTTTGTCTAGGGAAGGACATGGCTTTTATTCAGATGAAATATGTGGTGGCTTCCATTCTCAGGCGGTTCGAGATCAGACCGGTTGAGTCTGTTGAGCCGGTTTTTGTGCCGCGCCTGACAGCTCACATGGCCGGCGGGCTGAGGGTTCTAGTCCGCAAGAGAGGGGATGATCACTCAGATAAAaactataatatatattaa
- the LOC117622842 gene encoding SWI/SNF complex component SNF12 homolog produces MSMNNNNPSKNLGASSSPFGNAGMVAQSMPTNPTFPQSQAQAQIGAGFQAQFQLSQAQAIAHAQSKAQAHAQAQAQQAHAQFQAQLQAQALSLNQNQAAGIGNLGSSSPSFSTPGNASLKRFPQKPPVRPPSVSPTNMMSPMRTMELTPAARKKKQKLPDKQLQDKVATILPESALYTQLLEFEARVDAALARKKVDIQEALKSPPCIQKTLRIYVFNTFANQIRTIPKKPNAEPPTWTLKIVGRILEDGVDPDQPGVVQKSNPFYPKFSSFFKRVTISLDQRLYPENHIIMWENARSPAPHEGFEVKRKGDKEFTVNIRLEMNYAPEKFKLSQPLMEVLGIEVETRPRIIASIWHYVKARKLQNQNDPSFFNCDPPLQKVFGEEKMKFTMVSQKISQHLFPPQPIHLEHKIKLSGNSPAGTACYDVLVDVPFPIQRELSALLANSEKNKEIDTCDEAICAAIRKIHEHRRRRAFFLGFSQSPVEFINTLIESQNKDLKLVAGVASRSAEKERRSDFFHQPWVEDAVIRYLNRKPVAGSDAPGSM; encoded by the exons ATGTCTATGAACAATAATAATCCATCTAAGAATCTTGGAGCCTCTTCATCGCCCTTTGGCAATGCCGGGATGGTAGCCCAATCTATGCCAACAAACCCTACATTTCCACAATCACAAGCTCAAGCACAAATCGGAGCTGGTTTCCAAGCTCAATTCCAGCTCTCCCAAGCTCAGGCTATTGCCCATGCTCAGTCAAAAGCTCAAGCACATGCCCAAGCTCAAGCTCAACAGGCTCACGCCCAATTCCAAGCTCAGTTACAAGCTCAGGCGCTATCCCTTAACCAGAACCAAGCAGCTGGCATTGGGAATTTAGGGTCGTCTTCACCCTCCTTTTCCACACCTGGAAATGCAAGCCTCAAGCGTTTCCCTCAAAAACCTCCAGTGCGCCCTCCTAGTGTTTCTCCTACAAACATGATGTCACCTATGAGAACCATGGAACTCACACCTGCAGCTCGCAAAAAGAAGCAGAAACTTCCTGATAAACAGCTACAAGACAAAGTAGCCACCATTCTGCCCGAATCTGCTTTGTACACCCAGCTGCTCGAGTTTGAGGCTCGTGTTGATGCTGCTCTTGCGAGAAAGAAAGTTGACATCCAAGAGGCCCTTAAAAGCCCTCCTTGCATTCAGAAAACGCTGCGCATTTATGTTTTTAACACTTTTGCCAATCAGATTCGCACAATTCCAAAGAAGCCAAATGCTGAGCCCCCTACTTGGACTCTGAAGATAGTTGGGAGGATCTTGGAGGATGGTGTTGATCCTGATCAGCCTGGAGTGGTCCAGAAATCAAATCCCTTTTATCCGAAGTTCTCATCTTTCTTCAAGAGAGTAACCATTTCTTTGGACCAGAGACTATATCCTGAGAATCATATCATTATGTGGGAAAATGCTAGATCGCCTGCACCACATGAGGGATTTGAGGTGAAGAGAAAAGGGGACAAAGAATTTACTGTGAATATACGCTTGGAAATGAATTATGCACCAGAGAAGTTTAAGCTTTCGCAACCCTTGATGGAAGTTCTTGGTATTGAGGTCGAAACCCGTCCTAGAATAATAGCTTCAATCTGGCACTATGTGAAGGCTAGGAAATTGCAGAACCAAAATGACCCCTCTTTCTTTAACTGTGATCCACCTCTTCAGAAAGTATTCGGGGAAGAAAAGATGAAATTCACCATGGTATCGCAGAAGATATCTCAGCATTTGTTCCCCCCACAACCTATACATTTGGAACATAAGATAAAGCTTTCAGGGAATAGTCCGGCTGGAACTGCATGTTATGATGTGTTGGTTGACGTGCCCTTTCCAATTCAAAGGGAATTGTCTGCTCTTTTGGCCAACTCGGAGAAGAACAAAGAGATTGATACCTGTGATGAAGCAATATGTGCAGCTATAAGAAAAATCCATGAGCATCGTCGCAGGCGAGCTTTTTTCCTTGGGTTTAGTCAATCACCTGTAGAATTTATCAATACATTGATAGAATctcaaaacaaagatttaaAGCTTGTGGCTGGAGTAGCGAGCCGCAGTGCTGAGAAAGAGCGACGATCAGATTTTTTCCACCAACCATG GGTTGAAGATGCTGTTATTCGCTATTTGAACCGTAAGCCAGTTGCAGGAAGTGATGCTCCTGGAAGCATGTGA
- the LOC117622449 gene encoding ATPase family AAA domain-containing protein FIGL1, whose amino-acid sequence MAGKEEAKRGGGWSEEVCWRKQVHDSLSRLHSLLFGAELAVERHDFSSAQVLGLRLLGFLDSQSHSQLDHAFVRPIRRETVSELDASRRALIPHSDRKAFEQAKKAPGCVFGTNGDIDIEKIKQSKYFQALLHQSNNGRVVNDLGDQLERQDKLTCKLSKPLAQTKLTSLYKNNFMTESNGKSKSSWGSRSNSSDDCTIVEKLHSYHNRNDGHSALSFQKVEEEEKAYGNTLRAKRAHKEFTSPIIDNAKSPSSNEDVKADVSSHSFVTAKAKLEMDARQRRGLAGSPNACVSPQSDNNATNRGYSTRSYGYSRRGARGNFVPPIKSNEGNVGNMTSRVAGKSDDTLGDSTKKCLEMLCGPDGELPEKLRNLEPRLLEHVSNEIMDKDPNVRWNDIAGLEHAKKCVTEMVIWPLLRPDIFKGCRSPGKGLLLFGPPGTGKTMIGKAIAGEAKATFFYISASSLTSKWIGEGEKLVRALFGVASCRQPAVIFVDEIDSLLSQRKSEGEHESSRRLKTQFLIEMEGFDSGSEQILLIGATNRPQELDEAARRRLTKRLYIPLPSSEARAWIVQNILDKDGLFKLSREDIDSICNLTEGYSGSDMKNLVKDASMGPLREALKQGIEITKLKKEDMRAVTVEDFESALQEVRPSVSLNELGTYEEWNKQFGSLSL is encoded by the exons atggcGGGAAAGGAGGAAGCGAAGCGTGGAGGAGGGTGGAGCGAAGAGGTGTGCTGGAGAAAGCAAGTCCACGATAGCCTAAGCAGGCTCCATTCTCTTCTCTTCGGAGCCGAACTCGCCGTCGAGAGGCACGACTTCTCCTCAGCTCAGGTCCTCGGGCTTCGTCTCCTCGGCTTCCTCGACTCACAGTCGCATTCTCAACTCGACCATGCCTTCGTCCGCCCCATTCGCCGCGAAACCGTCTCCGAGCTCGACGCCTCTCGCCGAGCTCTCATTCCTCATTCTGATCG CAAAGCCTTTGAGCAAGCAAAGAAAGCTCCGGGGTGTGTTTTTGGCACCAATGGAGATATTGACATTGAGAAGATTAAGCAGTCAAAGTACTTTCAGGCTCTTCTTCATCAGTCTAATAATGGAAGGGTTGTAAATGATTTG GGAGATCAACTGGAGAGGCAGGACAAGTTGACTTGCAAGTTATCAAAACCTCTGGCACAAACAAAGTTGACATCGTTGTACAAAAACAACTTCATGACGGAAAGTAATGGCAAATCCAAGAGTTCTTGGGGCTCTAGAAGTAACAGCTCTGATGACTGCACTATTGTAGAAAAGCTTCACTCTTATCACAACCGTAATGACGGTCACAGTGCCTTATCTTTTCAAAAAgttgaagaggaagaaaaagctTATGGGAACACCTTAAGGGCTAAACGTGCCCACAAGGAGTTTACTAGCCCCATTATTGATAATGCAAAGTCCCCATCAAGCAATGAAGATGTTAAAGCTGATGTTTCTAGCCATAGCTTTGTTACTGCCAAAGCAAAATTG GAAATGGATGCAAGACAAAGAAGAGGGTTAGCGGGTTCACCAAATGCTTGTGTCTCCCCTCAAAGTGATAACAATGCTACTAATAGGGGATATAGTACGAGATCATATGGCTATTCACGCCGCGGTGCCCGTGGTAATTTTGTTCCACCTATTAAATCTAATGAGGGCAATGTTGGGAATATGACTTCACGAGTAGCTGGGAAGTCAGATGATACATTAGGTGACTCAACTAAGAAATG tttGGAAATGCTCTGTGGTCCTGATGGAGAGCTTCCAGAAAAATTGAGGAACTTGGAACCTCGTCTTCTTGAACATGTTAGTAATGAGATCATGGACAAGGATCCAAATGTTCGATGGAATGATATTG CTGGTTTGGAGCATGCTAAAAAATGTGTGACCGAGATGGTCATATGGCCGCTATTACGTCCTGACATTTTTAAAGGTTGTCGTTCTCCTGGAAAAGGTCTTCTTCTCTTTGGTCCACCA GGAACAGGAAAAACAATGATTGGGAAAGCCATAGCTGGAGAGGCAAAGGCTACCTTTTTCTACATATCTGCCAGTTCATTAACAAGCAAATGG ATTGGTGAGGGTGAAAAGCTAGTGCGGGCCCTTTTTGGAGTTGCGAGTTGTCGTCAGCCAGCTGTaatttttgttgatgaaattgatTCACTTCTCTCACAG CGTAAGTCAGAAGGTGAGCATGAATCAAGTAGACGACTTAAAACACAGTTCCTCATTGAAATGGAAGGCTTTGACAGTGGCAGTGAGCAAATTCTTCTTATAG GAGCAACGAATCGACCCCAAGAACTGGATGAAGCAGCACGGAGGCGACTTACCAAGAGGCTTTATATTCCCCTGCCTTCATCAG AAGCAAGAGCCTGGATCGTGCAGAATATCTTAGACAAGGATGGACTATTCAAACTTTCAAGGGAGGATATTGATAGCATATGCAATTTAACTGAAG GGTACTCAGGATCAGACATGAAAAACTTAGTGAAGGATGCCTCTATGGGTCCACTAAGAGAGGCTCTGAAACAAGGCATAGAAATAACAAAGCTGAAAAAAGAGGATATGCGGGCAGTCACTGTTGAG gaCTTCGAGAGTGCATTGCAAGAGGTAAGGCCCTCTGTCTCGTTGAACGAGCTTGGTACGTATGAGGAATGGAACAAGCAATTTGGAAGCTTGTCATTGTAG
- the LOC117623375 gene encoding 60S ribosomal protein L17-2-like, with the protein MVKYSREPDNPTKSCKARGSDLRVHFKNTRETAHAIRKMQLGKAKSYLEDVLAHKQAIPFRRFCRGVGRTAQAKNRQSNGQGRWPVKSANFILDLLKNAESNAEVKGLDVDSLYVSHIQVNQAQKQRRRTYRAHGRINPYMSSPCHIELVLSEKEEPVKKEPETQLAPRKSRKGQALHSGASS; encoded by the exons ATG GTGAAGTACTCGAGGGAGCCTGATAATCCAACCAAGT CCTGCAAAGCCAGGGGCTCGGATCTAAGAGTTCATTTCAAG AACACGAGAGAGACAGCCCATGCCATCCGGAAAATGCAGTTGGGAAAGGCCAAAAGTTACTTGGAAGATGTTTTGGCTCACAAGCAAGCCATTCCCTTCCGCCGCTTTTGCCGTGGTGTTGGTCGTACTGCTCAGGCGAAGAACCGCCAGTCGAATGGTCAAGGACGCTGGCCGGTTAAGTCTGCTAATTTCATTCTTGATTTGCTCAAGAATGCTGAGAGCAATGCTGAA GTGAAAGGGCTGGATGTGGATTCACTTTATGTCTCTCACATCCAGGTCAACCAGGCTCAGAAACAGAGACGCCGCACATATCGTGCTCATGGAAGAATAAATC CTTATATGTCATCTCCCTGCCATATCGAGTTGGTTTTGTCAGAGAAAGAAGAGCCAGTGAAGAAAGAG CCTGAAACTCAATTGGCTCCCAGGAAATCAAGGAAAGGCCAAGCACTACACAGCGGTGCTTCTTCTTGA
- the LOC117621129 gene encoding sulfite oxidase isoform X3 translates to MSFSLQSLSLSVWGGAKLADVLELVGIPKLTGATKSGGKHVEFVSVDKCKEENGGPYKASIPLIQATNPEADVLLAYEMNGETLNRDHGYPLRVIVPGVIGARSVKWLDSINVITEECQGFFMQKDYKMFPPSVNWDNINWSTRRPQMDFPVQCVICSLEDVNAIKPGKVKITGYAASGGGRGIERVDVSVDGGKTWIEASRYQRTGIPYISEHTSSEKWAWVLFEATADVQQSTEIVAKAVDSAANVQPEKVEDIWNLRGILNTSWHRVQVRVGHSNL, encoded by the exons ATGAGTTTCAGCCTTCAGTCTCTCTCTTTAT CTGTATGGGGTGGTGCAAAACTGGCTGACGTTCTTGAACTTGTCGGAATACCCAAGTTGACAGGTGCCACTAAATCAGGTGGAAAACATGTTGAATTTGTAAGCGTTGATAAGTGTAAG GAGGAAAATGGGGGCCCCTACAAGGCATCAATTCCACTAATTCAGGCCACAAATCCAGAAGCAGATGTTTTACTTGCTTATGAGATGAATGGAGAG ACTCTTAACAGGGATCATGGGTATCCATTGCGTGTGATTGTCCCGGGTGTTATTGGTGCCCGTTCTGTTAAATGGCTTGACTCTATTAATGTAATTACTGAGGAATGTCAG GGTTTCTTTATGCAAAAAGATTACAAAATGTTTCCTCCTTCAGTGAACTGGGATAACATTAATTGGTCTACCAGGAGGCCACAAATGGATTTTCCCGTCCAG TGTGTAATTTGTTCTTTAGAGGATGTGAATGCTATAAAGCCTGGGAAG GTAAAAATTACCGGGTATGCGGCATCAGGAGGTGGTCGTGGCATCGAGAGAGTAGATGTGTCTGTTGATGGTGGAAAAACCTGGATAGAGGCTTCTAGATATCAGAGGACGGGAATCCCATACATTTCAGAGCACACAAGCAGTGAGAAATGGGCATGGGTACTTTTTGAGGCCACGGCTGATGTCCAGCAGAGCACTGAGATTGTTGCGAAAGCA GTGGATTCAGCAGCAAATGTCCAACCTGAAAAAGTGGAAGACATTTGGAACTTGAGAGGGATACTGAACACTTCATGGCATCGCGTGCAGGTTCGAGTTGGTCACTCGAATTTGTAG